The genomic DNA CCGGCGTCGCGGCCGGCTACCCGCGCGCGCGCGCGGTAGACGCCGCTGGGCAGGGCGCGACCCGCCCGGTCGCGGCCGTTCCAGACCAGGCGCACCTCGTCGCCCGCGGCCACGCGGCGGGGCGGCGCCCGCCACACGAGCCTCCCGGCCACATCGAAGACGGCGACCTCGGCGTCCCCCGTGCGGGGCGCCGTGAGACGGATCGTCGTGCGCGGGTTGCAGGGATTCGGCCACGCGCGCAGCTCGCCCGCGACCGCGGCCGGCGGCCCGTCGCCCGCCGCGCTCAGGTCGCCGGCGCGCTCGGCGATGCCGTCGACGGCGATCCAGCCGTCGGGCCCGGTCTCGGCGTCGACCACCGCCAGGCGCACCGCCCGGCCCAGCCACGGGCCGAAATCCCACAGGCGTTCGGCGAAGGCGCCGGTGTTGTTGGGCCAGATGCGGTCGAGCTCGGCGCCGGTCTCGGCGTCGCGCAGGGCCACGTGGCAGGTGCCGGGGTGCAGGCCGCCCGCCAGCAGCAGGCGCAGGTGGCCGCCGGTGACGGTGAAGGGGCGCGAGACGAAGGTGGCGGTGGCCGTATCGGCCCAGGCCGCGGCCGGCGCCCCGACGCCGCTCAGCGGCCCGCCGTAGTGCTCGCGGGTGGAGATCCAGCCGTGGCCCTCGACGCCCAGGGGTGCCTCGTCGCGCAGCACCGGATTCTCGCCGAACGCCGGGCCCGCGGCCGCGCCCGTGCGCTCGGGCCAGTCGGCCGCCAGGGGGTCGGTGGGCACCACGACCGGGGTGAAGCCGCCGTCGTCGAAGCGCAGGCTGTCGCAGCGCATGGTCACGAACCACGAGCCGTCGCGCGGGTCCTGGTCCTTGGCCAGGCGGGCGAAGACGGCCATGGGCGCGCCGGCGTCGAAGCGTTCGATCTCCGGCGCCCAGCCCGCGTCCACGGAGGTGCGCGGACTCATCTGCCACAGGGACGGATCGGCGGCCACCATGTGGCTCGTGGGATGGCTCTCGAGATCGAGGTTCTGCTCCACGAAGAAGAGGTGGTGCCAGCCGTCCTGCACGAGGTACTGCACGCTCTCGAGATCGCGGCTGCGCCCGCCCACGCCGTTGTGCACGTAGAAGGGGCCGGCGTCGGTCCACGATTCGAGATCGGGCGACACCGCCTTGTGCACGATGCCGAAGCGCGCCGGCGAGCCGCCCTCGTTGCGCAACCCCGCCGTCGAGAGCATCACCCACTGTCCGCCGTCGCGGTACACGAACGGATCGCGGAACGAGCTCCAGGCCTGGCTCGGCGCCCAGTGGTAGACGGTGCTGTCGGGCTCGAAGACCGGGTTCGCCGCGCTCTTGGTCCAGGTCGCGAGGTCGTCGGACCAGGCCAGGCAGGCGCGCTGCACCATGTTCGCCGTCACGCCGGTGTACAGCATGGCCCAGCGCCCGGTGGCGTCGTCGAAGACCACGTCCGGCGCCCACATGGCCTCGGCGTCGTACCAGTCCGGCCCCACCGTGAGCGCGGCGCCCAGGCGCTGCCAGCGCACGAGGTCGTCCGACACCGCGTGCCAGATGGTGTCGGCGGCGGCCGGATGCCCCACCTGCTGGGGGATCGTGTGGTAGAAGGCGTGGTAGGTGCCCGCGTCGCGCACGAGGGCGAAGTCCCAGACCTGGTTGTCGGCGTGGACGAGGTACGGCGCCTCGAAGTCGAACGACTCCAGGGCCGACGCCGGGACGGCCGACAGGGCCACGGCGGCCACCGCGAGGGCGAATGCACGGATCAGGCGGGTCATGGGTCGCGGTGCCGTTCCGGGGTTGCGTGTGGGCGATCGCTTCGGCCCGTCATTATACCACATCCGGCCGCTGGGGCGGGGTGGGCGGCGGCCGTCAGCGCCGCGCGGCGCCGTCTCCGACGACGACCCCGACCAGCTCGCCCACCGTGCGGTGGGCCTCCAGGGGATGCCGCAGGGGCGCCCCGAGGTGCAGGACGTAGCGGTTGCGCCGCCCCTCGCGCACCCGCTCGACGATCCCCTCGGCCTCCAGGTCGGACAGGATCGACAGCACGGCCCGCTCGGTGATGCCCACCGCCGCCGCCACGTCGCGCACGCGGGCGCCGGGGTCGCGGCTGAGGGCCATCAGCACGTGGCCGTGGTTGCTGAGGAACGTCCAGGCGCCCGGACGAGGGGTCGGGATCGGGTCGGTCATGCGCTTCCTCCCTTGACGCATGAAGTTTAATTCATAAATTGCGCTTCGCAAGAACCGTTCTCATCCCGGGCCGGGCCGTGGCCCGTCGCGAAAGGACATCGCATGACCACCCCGCAAGCGCCCGCCGCCGCCCCGCTGGTCGGCGTCATCATGGGCAGCGCCTCGGACTGGCCGACCCTGCGCCACGCCGCCGACGTGCTGACCGCCTTCGGCATCCCCCACGAGTGCCGCGTCGTCTCGGCCCACCGCACCCCCGACGCCATGGCCGACTACGCCCGCACCGCCGAGGAGCGCGGCCTGCGCGCCATCATCGCCGGCGCCGGCGGGGCCGCCCACCTGCCCGGCATGGTCGCCGCCGGCACCACCGTGCCGGTGCTCGGCGTGCCCATCGAGAGCCGCGTGCTGCGGGGGGTCGACTCGCTGCTCAGCATCGTGCAGATGCCGGCCGGGGTCCCGGTGGGGACCCTCGCCATCGGCGAGGCCGGGGCGAAGAACGCCGCCTTGCTCGCCGCGGCGATGCTCGCCACCACCGACGCCGACCTGCGCGAGCGCCTGCGCGGCTTCCGCGCCGAGCAGGCCGACAAGGCGCTGCGATCGGAGCTGTCGTGACCGCGCCCATCCTGCCCGGCGCGACGCTGGGTGTCCTCGGCGGCGGCCAGCTGGGCCGCATGTTCACCATCGCGGCCCGGCGCATGGGCTACCGCGTGACGGTCTTCGCGCCGGGCGACGACACTCCCGCCGGACAGGTCGCCTACCGCGAGGTGCGGGCCCCGTACGAAGACCTCGACGCGGTCCGCACCTTCGCGCGCGGCGTCTCGGTGGTGACCTTCGAGTTCGAGAACGTGCCCGCCGCCACGGCCGCCGCCGCGGCCGAGGGCGCCCCCGTGCGTCCGGCCGGATCGCTCCTGCACACGACCCAGCACCGGCGGCGCGAGAAGGAGGCCCTCGCGGCGGCGGGCGTGCCGGTGGCGCGGTTCGCCGCCATCGAGACGGCCGACGACCTCGACGTCGCCGTGGCCCGCGTCGGCACGCCGGCGATCCTCAAGACCGCGGCCTGGGGCTACGACGGCAAGGGCCAGGCCCGCTGCGCCGACGCCGCCGCCGTCGCCGCGGCGTGGCAGGAGATGGGGCGGCAGCCCGCGGTGCTCGAGACGGTCGTCCCCTTCGCGCGCGAGATCTCGGTCGTCGCCGCCCGCGGGATCGACGGCGAGGTCGCGATCTACGACCCCTTCGAGAACGTCCACGTCGACCACATCCTGGACCTGACCATCTCCCCGCCCGACCTGCCGCCCGCGACGGCGGCGCGGGCCCGCGACCTCGCGCGCACCCTGCTCGAGGCCTGGAACGTGGTCGGCCTGATCTGCGTGGAGATGTTCGTGCTGGAGGACGGTGACCTGGTGGTGAACGAAGTGGCGCCCAGGCCCCACAACTCCGGGCACCTGACCATCGACGCCCACGCCTGCAGCCAGTTCGAGCAGCAGGTGCGCGCCGTGTGCGGGTTGCCGCTCGGGGCGGTCGCGCCGACCACGCCGGCGGCCATGGCCAATCTCCTGGGCGATCTGTGGGCGCAGGGGGAGCCGGACTGGGCCGCGGCGCTGGCCACGCCGGGCGTGATGCTTCACCTCTACGGCAAGGGCGAGCCCCGTCCGGGACGCAAGATGGGCCACCTGACGGCCGTGGCGCCGACGGCGGCGGTGGCCGCCGAGCGGGCGCGGGCGGCGCGGGCGGCCATGGCCCGCTGACGGGCCGCTACTTCAGCAGCACGGCCCGCCCCACGCCCGTGAACGACTCCGACCGGGCCCGGACCAGGTACACGCCGGCGGCCACGGTGCGTCCGCCGTCGTCCCGGCCGTCCCAGGCGATGCGGATGCGCCCGTCGGCCGCGGTCGCGGCCCGGCGCAGCGCGCGCACGTGGCGCCCCGCCGGATCGTAGACGTCCACGTCGACCAGCTCGCCGGGCCGCAGCTCGAACGTGATCTCGGTGGCGGGGTTAAAAGGGTTCGGCACGCAGCGCAGGTCCCGCACCGCCGCGGCGGGAACGGAGATCGGATCGACGCTTGCGGCTTCTCCGCACTCCGGCAGGATCACCGCCAGCTCCATGTCGCGGGCATAGCACACCACACCCGCCGTGTGGAGGATGCCGTAGCCGGTCACGGCGTCCAGCACTGCCCCGGCGAAGGCCGGCGCCATGGGATCACTAATGTCCAGCACCTGGACGCCTTTGCCGTCCGTGGCGGCGAAGAGCCGGTCTCCGTCGACCGCGAGCGACGTGAACGTGATCGCCGACGCGAACGTGTCCACGAGCACCGGGAGTGCCGGGTCGGCGATGTCGACGATGCAGATCCCGCCGCCGGCCACGGCCACGAAAAGGACGTCGCCGGACACGTCCAGGCGACGCACCTCCGCCGGGAGGGTCAGGCGCGCCGCCTCGACGGGCGCCGTCGGCACCGACACGTCGATCACCACCAGGTCGGGGTCCGAGCGGGCGAAGACGTGGTCGCCCACCACGAGTGGCGCGTAGGCGCCTCCGGGGATGAAGACCTCCCCCTGCAGCGTCGGCGCCAGCGGATTCGACAGCTCGAAGACACGGAACGACCCACCGCCCGCGCCGAAGAGCCGCACGCCGTCGGTGGCGATCCTGCTCTGCGCCGACGGAAGCGTCACCGAACCCACGAGGGTCGCAGCGGCTGGGTCGGTGACATCGAGGATCTCGATCTCGGTGGAACTGTCGACCGTGTAGGCGTGATCGCCCACCACGGCGACCGCATCCGGCTGGCCCACTGTGGGCAGCGTCCCCACCACGGCCGGCGCATGGGGGTCGGACACGTCGATGACCTGGACCGGCCCGTGGTCGAGGATCAGGGGGGCGTAGACGAAGTCCCCGGCCGCGGCCAACTCCACCGCAAAGTGAGGAATCCCCACGACACCGGCCGGTTCGGCCGACGCGATCTGGGCGCCCCCGAGGGTCGTCAACCCACGGTTGCCGTCGGCCACGGCCATTCCCCCGGCCAGGGGCGCCACGTCGTAGGCCCCGCCGACCGTCGTCACGACGGCCGCCACGACCGGCGCGGTCTCGACGGCGAGATCGACGACGGCGACACCCGCCGCGAGATCGGCCACCCAGGCCACGCCACCGGCGACGGCCACGTCGACCGCTGTGCCGGGCGTGTCGCCCGTGCCCAACAGCGCTGGCGCCGCGGCGTTCGCCACGTCGACCACGTGCAAACCCGCGCTGCCGGCCGCCACGTAGGCCCGGTTCCCGACAACCGCGATCCCCTCCGGGCTGCCGGCGACCGAGAGCGATCCGAGGACCACCGGTGCATTGGGGACGGACGCATCGACCACGTGAACGCCGCTGCCGGTGGCCGCGAGATACACCAGGCCCCCCGCGGCCGCAACGCCGTACACCCAGCCGCCCGGCGCCACCGCACCGCGGTAGACCGGCGTCGCGGGAACGGTCGCATCGACCACCTGCAGCCCCCATCCGGCCGAAGCCAGGTACACCATCCCGTCGACCACGGCCAGGGCGTGGACCTGTCCCGGCGGTTCCACCGCCCCCACCATCACCGGCAGGGCGGGGTCGGTCACGTCGACGATGAGCAGCCCGGCGTCCAGCAGGGCGATGTAGGCCAGGCCGTCACGAACGGCCACGTCCATGGCATCGTCGGGCGTCGGCACCACGCCGAGCAGCGCCGGGTGCGCGGGATCGGCGACGTCGAGGATGGCCACCCCGTCGGCGCGCGCCGCGACATAGGCGGTCGCGCCGGACACGTCGAGGGCCCGGGCTTCCCCGAGTCCCCCCAGGGAGGCCTGCATGTGGACGAGATCGGTGTATGACAGGCAGTCCTGGCCGGCCGCCGGGACGACGGCGAGCGCGGCGAGCAGACAGACGGCGAAAGTGCGGCGTTTCAAGATGCGGTCCCCCTTGACGGCCGGACGGTCCATTCCCTCCGGCGGAGCGCCCCGCGCAGATGGTGGCGCAACATTGAGGATACGGGATCCGCGGGGCCGAGACAACCCGCCCCGACCGGGGTCAGTCGATATCCAGCACCACCGTGCCCTTGTTGATCCGGCACTGGCACATGAGCCGTCGGCCGGGCTCGAGGCCCATGGCCTTCTCCTCTGCGGTGGCCGGGGTCAGGTTGTTCAGGCCGCTCTTGACGGTGGTGGCGCACTTGCCGCACACGGCGCTCAGGCAGCCGAAGAGCACACCCACGTCGTGGGCGGCCTCCATGGCGGCGCCGTCGATGACGGTGATCTTGCGGGAGCGGGTCTTGATGGTGGCCATGCGGTCCTTCCAGGTCTGTGGGGTCGGCTCCAGGGCATGATTCCCTGGCCCCAAGCTAACCGATCCCGCTCACTTGACCAGCGCCACCTTGCGCACCTGCTCGCCGTCCCCCGCCCGCAACCGCACCGCGTACACGCCCCCCGCCACCGCCCGCCCCGCGTCGTCGCGCCCGTCCCAGGCCACCTCGTGCGCACCCGCCGGACGGTCGCCCGCCACGAGCGTGCGCACCAGGGCCCCGCGCAGGTCGTACACCGCGAGGTGGACCGGCCCAGCCGCCTCGAGGGTGTAGCCGATGCGGGTGGCCGGGTTGAACGGATTCGGCGCGATGCCCGTGAAACCCGCCGCCCGCGGCAGGTCGTGGGCCGGTGTGGCCAGCAGGCCGTCGAGGGCGGCGCGCGCGTTGATCTTCACGCCGATGGGGTGGTCGTAGACGAGGGCGTCGCCGGTGGCGACGAGGCGATCGCGCACCTGGTCGGGCGTGAGGTCGGGCCGGGCCGAGCGGACCAGGCCGCACACGCCGGCCACCAGCGGGCACGCCATGGAGGTGCCGTCGCTGTACATGTAGGGATTCAGGCCGTCCCAGCCGTACAGGGTGTAGAGGATCTGCTCCACGAAGCCCCACGTGTAGTTGCTCTGCACCGTCGACCAGATCGACTGGCCGGGGGCCGCCACGTCGACCCAGTCGCCCCAGGTGGAGAACGAGGCGCGCTGGTCGAGGTCGTCGGTGGCGCCCACGGCAATCACGCCGTCCAGGGCGGCCGGGTACACGGCCACATTGTCGCCCCCGTTGCCCGCGGCCGCGACGCACACCACGCCGGCGGCGTTGGCGTCGTCCATGAGCGCCTGCATGAACGAGAACTCGACGAGCGCGCCGCCGAAGCTCATCGAGATGACGTCGGCGCCGTTGACCACCGCGTAGTCGACGGCCTCGGCGATGGCCTCCAGGGTGATCTGGCTCGCGCTGTCGTTCACCTTCAGGCCCATGAGGCTGCAGCCCCGGCCGGCGCCGGCGATGCCCACGCCGTTGTCGGCCTGGGCCGCGGCGATGCCCGCGCAGTGGGTGCCGTGGAAGCCCACGTCCAGGCCGCTCTCGAAGTAGGGCTCGGGCCGCGCGTCGGGGTCGCCGTTGCCCGCGTCCCAGCCGTGCAGGTCGTCGATCCAGCCGTTGCCGTCGTCGTCCAGCCCGTTGCCGGGGATCTCGGCGAGGTTCTGCCACACGGTGTGCAGCAGGTCGGGGTGGGTCCAGTCGACGCCCGTGTCGATGATGGCGATGGTGACCGCCGGATCGCCGGTGGCGATGTCCCAGGCCTCGTCCAGATCGACGTCGGCGTCGCCCGGCTCCCACACGGCCCACTGCAGGCCGAGCATGGGGTCGTTGGGCAGGGCCTGCAGGGTGAAGTGGTAGTCGGGCGAGGCGGCGCGCACCAGGCCGCCGGCGTTCAATTCGCGCACGATGCGCATGACGTCGGCATCGGGCCGGCGCAGGGTGAGCACGTCGCCGCCGGTGCGGCGGCGCTCGGCGGCCACCTTCAGGCCGTGGTGGGCGAAGACGGCCTTCAGGGCGGGGTCGTCGGCCTTGGCGCCGCCGGGGCGCAGCATGACCAGGACCTCGCCGGGGGTGAAGGCGGCGGGTGCGAGAGGCGCGGGTTCGCGGGCGGCCGCGGGGGCGTTCAGCAGGGCGGCGAGGAGCAGGGCGGCGATGCCGCACGAACGGCGCGGCGGGGACAGGCGGGGCGACATGGCGTGTCCTTTCGCGGGGGTGGCGAGGGCGCGGGAATCCGGACGGGAACACTATAGCATATGCGGCGTGCCCGGGTCCGTCGGGGCGTGGCGGGCGTTCGCGGCCGGATTCCGGATCCGGGCCCCCGGGCGCCGCCGCCGTGCTACAATGCCCACCAGTCCGCTCGGGGTTCGCCACCCGCGGTCGCCCCGCACCCCTCCACCCACGCTCCAGGGGGTCGACATGACACCGAAGAAGCTTCTGCTCGCCGCAAGCCTCGCCATCCTCACCGTGGCCGCCGCCCCGCTCGCCGGGGCCGGCCTCGTCATCAACGAGATCGACTACGACCAGCCGGGTCCCGACGGCGCCGAGTTCGTCGAGATCTACAACACCGGGCCCGACCCCGTCGATCTCTTCGAATACCGCCTCGAGTTCTGGAACGGGGCCAACACGACCCTCTACAACGCCTTCTCCCTGGTCGGGATCCTCAACCCCGGCGAGTTCCACGTCGTGTGCGCCTCGAACCTGACCGTTCCCAACTGCGACCAGGACGTCACGCCCGACACGAACCTGATCCAGAACGGCGCGCCCGACGCCGTGGTGCTCACGCGCCAGACCGTGATCATCGACGCGGTGAGCTACGAGGGCGAGGTGCCGGGCTACAACGAGGGCCAGGGCGCCACCACCGACACCGCCCTGACCTTCGACAGCATCAACCGCTATCCGGACGGCGTCGACACCGACGACAACTCCGTCGACTTCTANNNNNNNNNNGACACCGCCCTGACCTTCGACAGCATCAACCGCTATCCGGACGGCGTCGACACCGACGACAACTCCGTCGACTTCTATCTGCGCTGCGCCACGCCCGGCGAGCCGAACGCGCCGCCGGGGCTGATCTGCGAGGATCCGGTCGGCACGGAAGGTCAGGCGTGGGGCCAGATCAAGGCCCAGTACCGCTAGTCCGGCGACGGCCGCACGGAACGAGGAAGGACCCGGGACGGCCCGGGTCCTTCGCTGTTTCCGCACCACCGATCCGGCGGCTCAGGCCCCCGCCCCGGACACGGGCCGCCGCCGCGTGCCCCGCCACGTGTCGAACGAGTAGAGCACGAGCGCGATCCAGATCAGGCCGAAGCTGAGCAGGTGGTCGCGGGTGAAGGGCTCGCCGAAGGCCAGCACCGCCAGCAGCAGCTGCCCCGTGGGCGCCAGGTACTGCAGGAACCCCAGCGTGGCCAGACGCAGGCGCCGCGCGCCCTCGGCGAACCAGATCAGGGGCAGGGCCGTGAAGACGCCGGCCAGGGGCAGCAGCACGTTCAGCGTCGTCGGGCCGTGCAGGAAGACCAGCTCGCCCGACCGCCAGCGCCACGCGGCCCAGCCCAGGGCCACCGGCGCGAGCATCATGGTCTCCACCGTCAGGCCCTGGATGCCCGTGGCCGGCACCTGCTTCCGCAGCAGGCCGTACACGCCGAAGCTGAAGGCGAGGGCGAGCGCGATCACCGGCGGCCGGCCCAGGCGCACCGTCATCAGCACGATGGCCACCAGGGCCAGCAGCACCGCCACGGTCTGCCACCGGCGCAGGCGCTCGCGCAGGAAGACGAAGCCCAGCAGCACGCTGAACAGGGGGTTGATGAAGTAGCCCAGGCTCGCCTCGACGAGCCGCCCGTTGGCGATGGACCAGATGAAGAGCAGCCAGTTCGTCGCGATGAGGACCGTCGTGACCATGAGGGTCAGCTGGGTGCGCGGGCTGCGCAGGAGCAGGCCGAGACGGTCCCACTGGCGACGCGCCGCCGTCAGACCGAGCAGGAAGACCAGCGACCACACGATGCGGTGGGCCAGCACCTCGAGCGAGGGCACGGCGTGGACGGCCTTGAAGTACAGCGGCAGCACGCCCCAGGCGCCGTAGGCGGCCGTGGCGTAGGCCACGCCGGCGCGCTGGCGCCGGGGGTCGTCCGGGAGGGCAGGCGGTGTGCTCATGGCCGCCACGATAGGGCCGAAAGAGGGCCGGGGCCAGTGGCTTGTGCGGGTCGGTGGCGCGGGAGCCCGTCCGGCCCTGTCCGGCCCGATCCGGCCGTGGTAGAATGCCGCGGGAGGACATCAGAACCACGACCGGAACCGGGAGGGAATCCGTCATGCACCTGAAGATCGTCGTCGTCTGCGCCGCACTCGGCCTGGCCGGTCTGGCCGGCGCCACCACCCTGGACATCCCGGCCGCCCTGGTGGGCGAGGACGAGCGCGAGGACGCCGCCGCGCCCTGCCTCCAGGAGGACGCCTTCACCGCCGGGGTCGCCTCGACGGCCGCGAGCCTGCGCGTGGGCGGCACCGCCTACGGCTGCAACGCCGAATTCGCCGCCTGCTTCGAGTTCGATCTCGACGCGGCCTTCGGGCCGGGCCCGCGCCCCGCCGGGGCCGACGTGCTGTCCGCGACCCTGGTCGTGCGCAAGACGGGCTGGGCCGACGACGCCCAGGGCTTCGCCTACACCGCGGCCTTCGCCTATCTCGCCACCGGCGCGCCGATCCTCGTGCCGCGCGACGACCTCGACCCGGACACGGCCCTGGACGTGCTGTACCCGCCCGTGGCCAACGTCGACCTTTCGTTCGACGTGGTGGCCGCCCTGCGCGACGCCCTCGACGACGATGCCGACCGGCTGGGCCTGCTCCTGGCCGGCGTGTATTCCGAAGCCGGCTACGAGGACTACATCACCGTCGGCGGCGCCGGCAGCGCCGCGCCGCCCCGGCTGGTGGTCGTCTTCAACGAACCGGTGGCCACGACCGGCCTGAGCTGGTCGACCCTGAAGGCCGTCTGGCGCTGAAAAGGCGCCAGTCCCCCGTTTGGGGCGGGTTTCCGGGGGATTCCCGCCCGGCGGCCCGCCCGCCTCGTCCTTGACTCCGCGCGATCAGAACGCGATTCTTGTTGCAAAGTTTTGCATCCGTACGGGCAACTCCGGCCCGATCGGCCTCCGTGCGGTCAGGTGTCCCCAACACGAGGGAAAAGACCATGGATTCCGCCAAGATCATCTGGACCAAGATCGACGAAGCCCCGGCCCTGGCCACCTACGCCCTGCTGCCCGTCGTGCAGGCCTACACCAAGGGCACCGGCGTCGACGTCGAGACCAAGGACATCTCCCTGGCCGGCCGCATCATCGCCAACTTCCCCGAGAACCTGACCGCGGCCCAGAAGCTGCCCGACGCCCTGGCCGAACTGGGCGAGCTGGCGAAGACCCCCGCGGCGAACATCATCAAGCTGCCCAACATCAGCGCCTCGATCCCCCAGCTGCAGGCCGCCATCAAGGAGCTGCAGGACCACGGCTACGACATCCCCAGCTACCCCGAAGAGGCGAAGACCGACGCCGACAAGGCCCTGCAGGCCCGCTTCGCCAAGGTGCTCGGCTCGGCCGTGAACCCGGTGCTGCGCGAGGGCAACGCCGACCGCCGCGCCGCCATCTCGGTGAAGAAGTTCGCCCAGAAGAACCCGCACCGGATGATGAAGCCCTGGCCCGAGAGCGGATCGCAGTGCCGCGTCGCCTACATGGAGGACGGCGACTTCTACGGCAGCGAGCGCAGCACCACCCTGCCCGCC from bacterium includes the following:
- the rarD gene encoding EamA family transporter RarD, encoding MSTPPALPDDPRRQRAGVAYATAAYGAWGVLPLYFKAVHAVPSLEVLAHRIVWSLVFLLGLTAARRQWDRLGLLLRSPRTQLTLMVTTVLIATNWLLFIWSIANGRLVEASLGYFINPLFSVLLGFVFLRERLRRWQTVAVLLALVAIVLMTVRLGRPPVIALALAFSFGVYGLLRKQVPATGIQGLTVETMMLAPVALGWAAWRWRSGELVFLHGPTTLNVLLPLAGVFTALPLIWFAEGARRLRLATLGFLQYLAPTGQLLLAVLAFGEPFTRDHLLSFGLIWIALVLYSFDTWRGTRRRPVSGAGA
- a CDS encoding lamin tail domain-containing protein, whose product is MTPKKLLLAASLAILTVAAAPLAGAGLVINEIDYDQPGPDGAEFVEIYNTGPDPVDLFEYRLEFWNGANTTLYNAFSLVGILNPGEFHVVCASNLTVPNCDQDVTPDTNLIQNGAPDAVVLTRQTVIIDAVSYEGEVPGYNEGQGATTDTALTFDSINRYPDGVDTDDNSVDF
- a CDS encoding 2Fe-2S iron-sulfur cluster binding domain-containing protein — its product is MATIKTRSRKITVIDGAAMEAAHDVGVLFGCLSAVCGKCATTVKSGLNNLTPATAEEKAMGLEPGRRLMCQCRINKGTVVLDID
- a CDS encoding S8 family serine peptidase, with translation MSPRLSPPRRSCGIAALLLAALLNAPAAAREPAPLAPAAFTPGEVLVMLRPGGAKADDPALKAVFAHHGLKVAAERRRTGGDVLTLRRPDADVMRIVRELNAGGLVRAASPDYHFTLQALPNDPMLGLQWAVWEPGDADVDLDEAWDIATGDPAVTIAIIDTGVDWTHPDLLHTVWQNLAEIPGNGLDDDGNGWIDDLHGWDAGNGDPDARPEPYFESGLDVGFHGTHCAGIAAAQADNGVGIAGAGRGCSLMGLKVNDSASQITLEAIAEAVDYAVVNGADVISMSFGGALVEFSFMQALMDDANAAGVVCVAAAGNGGDNVAVYPAALDGVIAVGATDDLDQRASFSTWGDWVDVAAPGQSIWSTVQSNYTWGFVEQILYTLYGWDGLNPYMYSDGTSMACPLVAGVCGLVRSARPDLTPDQVRDRLVATGDALVYDHPIGVKINARAALDGLLATPAHDLPRAAGFTGIAPNPFNPATRIGYTLEAAGPVHLAVYDLRGALVRTLVAGDRPAGAHEVAWDGRDDAGRAVAGGVYAVRLRAGDGEQVRKVALVK
- the purE gene encoding 5-(carboxyamino)imidazole ribonucleotide mutase; this translates as MTTPQAPAAAPLVGVIMGSASDWPTLRHAADVLTAFGIPHECRVVSAHRTPDAMADYARTAEERGLRAIIAGAGGAAHLPGMVAAGTTVPVLGVPIESRVLRGVDSLLSIVQMPAGVPVGTLAIGEAGAKNAALLAAAMLATTDADLRERLRGFRAEQADKALRSELS
- a CDS encoding 5-(carboxyamino)imidazole ribonucleotide synthase yields the protein MTAPILPGATLGVLGGGQLGRMFTIAARRMGYRVTVFAPGDDTPAGQVAYREVRAPYEDLDAVRTFARGVSVVTFEFENVPAATAAAAAEGAPVRPAGSLLHTTQHRRREKEALAAAGVPVARFAAIETADDLDVAVARVGTPAILKTAAWGYDGKGQARCADAAAVAAAWQEMGRQPAVLETVVPFAREISVVAARGIDGEVAIYDPFENVHVDHILDLTISPPDLPPATAARARDLARTLLEAWNVVGLICVEMFVLEDGDLVVNEVAPRPHNSGHLTIDAHACSQFEQQVRAVCGLPLGAVAPTTPAAMANLLGDLWAQGEPDWAAALATPGVMLHLYGKGEPRPGRKMGHLTAVAPTAAVAAERARAARAAMAR
- a CDS encoding winged helix-turn-helix transcriptional regulator → MTDPIPTPRPGAWTFLSNHGHVLMALSRDPGARVRDVAAAVGITERAVLSILSDLEAEGIVERVREGRRNRYVLHLGAPLRHPLEAHRTVGELVGVVVGDGAARR